Proteins encoded together in one Buchnera aphidicola (Takecallis taiwana) window:
- the dapD gene encoding 2,3,4,5-tetrahydropyridine-2,6-dicarboxylate N-succinyltransferase — protein MEELKRIIEQAFEKKNQLNNKNIDTKTYNAIEQAINLLDCGILKISEKSAGTWITHQWLKKAILLYFCIKKNKITTGLKNTFYDKIDLKYQNTSKEELKKNNIRIVPPATIRKGAFIAKNTVLMPSYINIGAYVNEGTMIDTWSTVGSCAYIGKNVHLSGGVGIGGVLEPIQNNPTIIEDNCFIGARSEIVEGVIIEEGSVISMGVYIGQSTKIYNRKTDEIIYGRVPAGSVVVPGTLPAKNKKYNLYCAVIVKQVNTKTLKKIEINQLLRDLK, from the coding sequence ATGGAAGAATTGAAACGAATTATTGAGCAAGCATTTGAAAAAAAAAATCAACTTAATAATAAAAATATTGATACTAAAACTTATAATGCAATCGAACAAGCGATTAATCTTCTTGACTGTGGAATATTAAAAATATCAGAAAAAAGCGCCGGCACTTGGATAACACATCAATGGTTAAAAAAAGCTATTTTATTATATTTCTGTATCAAAAAAAATAAAATCACTACCGGTTTAAAAAATACTTTTTACGATAAAATTGATTTAAAATATCAAAATACCTCTAAAGAAGAATTAAAAAAAAACAATATTCGTATTGTACCACCAGCAACAATACGAAAAGGTGCGTTTATCGCTAAAAATACTGTACTCATGCCGTCCTATATTAATATTGGTGCATATGTAAATGAAGGAACTATGATCGATACATGGAGTACTGTAGGATCTTGTGCATATATCGGTAAAAATGTACACTTATCTGGAGGAGTTGGAATAGGCGGGGTATTAGAACCTATACAAAATAATCCTACTATTATTGAGGATAATTGTTTTATTGGAGCAAGATCAGAAATTGTTGAAGGAGTTATTATAGAAGAAGGATCAGTAATTTCAATGGGTGTATATATTGGACAAAGTACAAAAATTTACAATCGAAAAACAGATGAAATAATATATGGTAGAGTTCCCGCAGGATCTGTAGTTGTACCAGGTACATTACCAGCTAAAAACAAAAAATATAACTTATACTGCGCCGTTATTGTAAAACAAGTCAATACTAAAACTTTAAAAAAAATAGAAATCAATCAATTATTACGTGACCTTAAATAA
- the tsf gene encoding translation elongation factor Ts, with translation MHITTDLVKELRLKSGIGIMECKKALIAAHGDIKKAIIILKKNGQIKAENKITNIASRGVVATYVIKNKYAYMIELNCETDFVEKHPDFLNFSSEALLYIHKNKIKDISILQALLEEKRIMLVSKFGENILIRRFCFIVGKYIECYVHRNKIGVLVQSNSKKVDVIKKVAMHIAANNPDYLSRHDIPDAIIEKERNIQSEITARLGKPLSIAKKIVNGQIEKFIDNICLLEQNCVFEVNQKIKDFISIHDTKILQFIRFELGEMI, from the coding sequence ATGCATATTACTACTGATCTTGTAAAAGAATTAAGATTAAAATCAGGAATTGGTATTATGGAGTGTAAAAAAGCTTTAATTGCTGCTCATGGCGATATTAAAAAAGCTATTATTATTTTAAAAAAAAATGGACAGATTAAAGCAGAAAATAAAATTACGAATATTGCTTCTCGAGGTGTAGTTGCGACATATGTTATAAAAAACAAATATGCATATATGATAGAATTGAATTGTGAAACAGATTTTGTTGAAAAACATCCGGATTTTTTAAATTTTTCTTCAGAAGCGTTACTTTATATACATAAAAATAAGATTAAAGATATATCTATATTACAGGCATTATTAGAAGAAAAGCGTATTATGTTGGTTTCCAAGTTTGGTGAAAATATTTTAATTCGGAGATTTTGTTTTATTGTCGGTAAATATATTGAATGTTATGTGCATAGAAATAAAATTGGTGTATTAGTACAATCAAACTCTAAAAAAGTGGATGTTATTAAAAAAGTTGCTATGCATATTGCAGCTAATAATCCTGACTACTTATCGCGTCATGATATACCTGATGCAATTATAGAAAAAGAGCGTAATATACAATCAGAAATTACTGCACGTTTAGGTAAACCGTTATCTATAGCAAAAAAAATTGTTAATGGCCAAATAGAGAAATTTATTGATAATATATGTTTATTAGAACAAAATTGTGTGTTTGAAGTTAATCAGAAAATTAAAGATTTTATTAGTATACATGATACAAAAATTTTACAGTTTATTCGATTTGAATTAGGTGAAATGATTTAA
- the fabZ gene encoding 3-hydroxyacyl-ACP dehydratase FabZ, with product MKQILKLIPHRYPFLLIDRIKSYKYDNRIKVIKNITVNDPWLQGHFPNKFIFPGVLMLESIAQSAIILALLQHPEHQNSNGLYCMTGINTVKFRKIVIPGDQLLITVHILKEYKGMIFFHGTIYVKNNLVCCADITCKYILNM from the coding sequence ATGAAACAAATTTTAAAGTTAATACCGCATAGGTATCCATTTTTATTAATTGATCGTATTAAATCATATAAATATGATAATAGAATTAAAGTTATTAAAAATATTACTGTAAATGATCCTTGGTTACAAGGTCATTTTCCTAATAAATTTATTTTTCCAGGAGTTTTAATGTTAGAATCAATCGCGCAGTCTGCTATTATTCTAGCATTACTTCAACATCCCGAGCATCAAAATAGTAACGGATTATATTGTATGACAGGTATTAATACTGTAAAATTTAGAAAAATAGTTATTCCAGGTGATCAATTATTGATCACCGTTCATATCCTGAAAGAATATAAAGGTATGATTTTTTTTCATGGTACTATTTATGTAAAAAATAATCTTGTTTGTTGTGCAGACATTACATGTAAATATATTTTGAATATGTAA
- the frr gene encoding ribosome recycling factor, translated as MHNSILHDTRNRMEKCLSIFQNNINNMRIGRASTGLVDNICIEYYGVKTPLKELANITIENSNTLKIAVFDRNILNVVEKEIFHSKLEVTPLVHDHVIRIIIPSLTEERRKKLCKHLQSDAEHTRISIRNMRRDANDNLKNLVKQKVITIDIERMTQHEIQALTDKYIKQINNFFIKKKTEIMRV; from the coding sequence ATGCATAATAGTATATTACATGATACAAGAAATCGTATGGAGAAATGTTTATCAATTTTTCAGAACAATATTAATAATATGCGCATTGGTCGTGCATCTACTGGTTTGGTAGATAACATTTGTATAGAATATTATGGTGTAAAAACACCATTAAAAGAACTGGCGAATATTACAATTGAAAATTCCAATACATTAAAAATTGCTGTTTTTGATAGAAATATTTTAAATGTTGTGGAAAAAGAAATTTTTCATTCAAAATTAGAAGTTACACCATTAGTGCATGATCATGTTATTAGAATCATTATACCATCTTTAACTGAAGAAAGGCGGAAGAAACTTTGTAAACATCTTCAATCTGATGCAGAACATACGCGCATTAGTATACGTAACATGCGTCGTGATGCAAATGATAACTTAAAAAATCTTGTTAAACAAAAAGTTATTACAATTGATATTGAACGTATGACACAACATGAAATACAAGCCTTAACAGATAAATATATTAAGCAAATTAATAATTTCTTTATTAAAAAGAAAACTGAAATTATGCGCGTGTAA
- the rpsB gene encoding 30S ribosomal protein S2: MISIHDMIKAGVHFGHQTRYWNPKMKPFIFGVRNKIHIINLEKTMSMFYTALLELRKIHSRQGKILFIGTKKFASDIIKNIAINCDQFYVNKRWLGGMLTNWKTVRQSIQRLKDLEGQVQDGTLSKLTKKEGLIRMRELLKLENSLGGIKHMGGLPDVIFIIDAHHERIAIQEANNLGIPVFSVVDTNSNPDGIDFVIPGNDDAMRAITLYLKTVFNFISTKHEQRNNNTSIEYID, translated from the coding sequence ATGATTTCTATTCATGATATGATAAAAGCGGGTGTGCATTTTGGACATCAAACACGTTATTGGAATCCTAAAATGAAACCATTCATTTTTGGTGTGCGTAATAAAATACACATTATTAATTTAGAAAAAACAATGTCTATGTTTTATACTGCTTTATTAGAATTACGGAAAATTCATTCTCGTCAAGGTAAGATTTTATTTATTGGGACAAAAAAATTTGCTAGTGATATTATTAAAAATATAGCAATTAATTGTGATCAGTTTTATGTTAATAAAAGATGGTTGGGTGGTATGCTGACAAATTGGAAAACTGTTCGTCAGTCTATTCAGCGTTTGAAGGATTTAGAAGGACAAGTACAAGATGGTACATTATCCAAGTTAACTAAAAAAGAAGGTTTAATTAGAATGCGAGAATTACTAAAACTAGAAAATAGTTTAGGTGGTATTAAACATATGGGCGGATTACCTGATGTAATTTTTATTATTGATGCACATCATGAACGCATTGCAATTCAAGAAGCAAATAATTTAGGTATTCCAGTTTTTTCTGTTGTAGATACCAATTCTAATCCGGATGGTATTGACTTTGTAATTCCTGGTAATGATGATGCAATGCGTGCTATAACCTTGTATTTAAAAACAGTGTTTAATTTTATATCTACTAAACATGAACAACGTAATAATAATACTTCAATTGAATATATAGATTAG
- a CDS encoding acetolactate synthase 3 large subunit, translating into MELLSGSEMVIRSLIDQGIEYIFGYPGGAVLDIYDALKNNAYIKHILVRHEQGATHMADGYARSTGKTGVVLVTSGPGATNAITGIATAYMDSIPMVIISGQVDSALIGYDAFQECDMLGISRPIVKHSFLVTKTEDIPVIFKKSFWLANTGRPGPIVIDLPKDILSKNNKKIYSWPKTVYIRSYNPVIKGHQGQIKKIINILLHAKKPIIYIGGGIISSNSSQEITKIAEILNIPVTTSLMALGAFPGKHTQNLNMLGMHGTYEANMAMHHSDVIFAIGARFDDRTTNNLNKYCPNAKILHIDIDPTSISKTVRADVPIVGDARKILKNMLKLLYQNKKSIINHRLEKWWQCIHKWKKQNSLKYDKKSTKIKPQCVIETLWYLTKGDAYITSDVGQHQMFTALYYPFNKPRRWINSGGLGTMGFGLPAALGVKLAFPDEIVICITGDGSIQMNIQELSTAMQYTLPILILNLNNSALGMVKQWQDIIYSGRHSHSYMKSLPNFIQLSESYGHIGMLINRPEEVEKKLKIALKKILDGHLVFVDIHIDHTENVYPMQIKGGGMNEMWLRK; encoded by the coding sequence ATGGAATTATTATCAGGATCAGAAATGGTAATTCGTTCATTAATTGATCAAGGAATAGAATATATTTTTGGATATCCTGGAGGAGCAGTATTAGATATTTATGACGCATTAAAAAACAATGCTTATATCAAGCATATATTAGTTCGACATGAACAAGGCGCAACACATATGGCTGATGGATATGCGCGATCAACAGGAAAAACAGGGGTCGTATTAGTTACATCAGGACCTGGAGCGACAAATGCAATTACAGGAATTGCTACAGCTTACATGGATTCTATCCCTATGGTAATTATTTCTGGTCAAGTAGATTCTGCATTAATTGGGTATGACGCATTCCAAGAATGCGATATGCTTGGCATTTCTAGACCAATTGTTAAACATAGCTTTTTAGTTACAAAAACTGAAGATATTCCTGTAATTTTTAAAAAATCATTTTGGTTAGCTAATACCGGTCGTCCAGGACCGATAGTAATTGATCTACCAAAAGATATTTTAAGTAAAAATAATAAAAAAATTTATTCTTGGCCTAAAACTGTTTATATCCGATCATACAACCCAGTAATAAAAGGCCACCAAGGTCAAATAAAAAAAATAATAAATATCTTATTACATGCTAAAAAACCAATTATATATATTGGTGGAGGTATTATATCTTCGAATAGTTCGCAAGAGATAACAAAAATAGCAGAAATTTTAAATATTCCAGTCACAACATCACTTATGGCACTTGGTGCATTCCCAGGTAAACATACACAAAACTTAAATATGTTAGGTATGCACGGAACATATGAAGCTAATATGGCTATGCATCACTCTGATGTAATTTTTGCGATTGGTGCCCGTTTTGATGATCGTACTACAAATAATTTAAATAAATATTGTCCAAACGCAAAAATTTTACATATAGATATTGATCCAACATCAATATCAAAAACTGTCAGAGCTGATGTACCAATTGTCGGTGATGCAAGAAAAATATTAAAAAATATGCTTAAACTCTTATATCAAAATAAGAAGTCTATTATAAACCATCGTTTAGAAAAATGGTGGCAATGTATTCATAAGTGGAAAAAACAAAATAGTTTAAAATATGATAAAAAAAGTACAAAAATTAAACCACAATGTGTAATAGAAACATTATGGTACTTAACTAAAGGTGATGCATACATCACATCTGATGTTGGGCAACACCAAATGTTTACAGCATTATACTACCCATTTAATAAACCAAGAAGGTGGATCAATTCAGGCGGTTTAGGTACTATGGGGTTTGGATTACCAGCAGCATTAGGCGTTAAGTTAGCGTTTCCTGATGAAATTGTTATTTGTATCACAGGTGATGGTAGTATACAAATGAATATACAAGAATTATCTACTGCGATGCAATATACACTACCAATACTAATTTTAAATTTAAATAACAGCGCTCTAGGTATGGTAAAACAATGGCAAGATATAATTTATTCTGGCCGACATTCTCACTCATATATGAAATCATTACCTAATTTTATTCAATTATCAGAATCCTATGGGCATATAGGAATGTTAATTAATCGACCTGAAGAAGTAGAAAAAAAATTAAAAATAGCATTAAAGAAAATACTAGATGGTCATTTAGTATTTGTAGATATTCATATTGATCACACTGAAAATGTTTATCCTATGCAAATTAAAGGTGGAGGAATGAACGAAATGTGGCTAAGAAAATAA
- the map gene encoding type I methionyl aminopeptidase produces MNIHIKNQQEINKMRISGYLAGEVLRKIEPYVIPGTTTEKLNQICHNYIIQKKAIPGCLGYLGFPSSICISVNEIACHGIPNKNKKLNNGDIVNIDVTVIKNQYYADTAKMFIVGKTHKIAYELCQVAKKSLYRTFPVIRPGLPISIIGQTIQNYVNTTPFSIVKEYCGHGIGTTFHEQPYILHYNYHENKVFFKPGMIFTIEPIINAGNKEVFCMDDNWTICTKDYSLSAQYEHTVLVTENGCEILTKRKNEKIQKIYFNKKK; encoded by the coding sequence ATGAATATTCATATTAAAAATCAGCAAGAAATTAACAAAATGCGAATATCTGGCTATTTAGCAGGTGAAGTATTAAGAAAAATAGAACCATACGTTATACCTGGTACCACAACTGAAAAATTAAATCAAATTTGTCATAATTATATCATTCAAAAAAAAGCAATACCAGGTTGTTTAGGTTATCTTGGTTTTCCAAGTTCTATTTGTATTTCAGTAAATGAAATCGCTTGTCATGGTATTCCAAATAAAAATAAAAAACTAAATAACGGAGATATTGTCAATATCGACGTAACAGTAATAAAAAATCAATATTATGCTGATACAGCAAAAATGTTTATTGTAGGAAAAACACACAAGATAGCATATGAATTATGTCAAGTTGCAAAGAAAAGTCTATATAGAACATTTCCAGTAATTAGACCCGGTCTACCAATTAGTATTATTGGACAAACAATACAAAACTATGTCAATACAACACCATTTTCCATTGTTAAAGAATATTGCGGGCATGGTATTGGTACGACATTTCATGAACAACCGTACATTTTACATTATAATTATCATGAAAATAAAGTTTTTTTTAAACCAGGTATGATATTTACTATAGAACCGATTATTAATGCTGGAAATAAAGAAGTATTTTGTATGGACGATAATTGGACAATTTGTACAAAAGACTACAGTTTATCTGCACAATATGAACATACTGTACTTGTAACTGAAAATGGTTGTGAAATATTAACAAAAAGAAAAAATGAAAAAATACAAAAAATATATTTTAATAAAAAAAAATAA
- the bamA gene encoding outer membrane protein assembly factor BamA — translation MKIFIMRMLLAFVLCFYSAVGIAENKNSIKIIQFVGLHNISKSEVLHNMQINQDHTMTANEIQDNTAKLLAMGVFSDVIVSELNDSIVFKCEENPIISKITCIGNMQINQNIIFDQCKKNNIKINHIFNKNSLNILQNSLQKLYEKSGIDGTKINISYQLVSSNTMILQIQILEGVSKLLDTINIIGNNHFSSYKIISLFTSYPSFFQRHILHNKKFDNAIFSRDLEALKHFYYENGYIDFNITDVKFLPSKNKKNIVINITIDEGEQYVLSSCRTRGNIEHYDSIFKDELVSIKLDSKYNLYDIIDIKNRIQNTFFNLGFLKCQIVIHTVVDKQNKCVNLYFDTDLGSRFIINKIDIQGNTFTKTEFLHHIVNKISLGQYANLQLINQGKYDLENTGYVQNVTINYKILPNSIDKVDIIYIVQEKKTNSYHVNTGYNITDGMHLKLQFRHNNWFGCGIDTISNLFHSHHKNNIDFILQHPNIVHDVILSHRIFYNTINIPDKKYFDLLKKNYGFEENITFLKLKNHIITVNVNYNQDDFAHVQNAISKKQVYVYKLHHSVHKTHYSSNSHMIISYSWLYNTIPNVHFSHCGKKVLFSGKFVFENNNRNFHQELFTYEEYFKVFHSVKYVLHTYLSSGIEFPMNTTCAPYYEGFHMQGVNNIRGFVDNSIGYKAILICKNHDVNYHGDNTIKHDNSILFGGNSFIIGKLDLIVPNFFIFIDKYDKFFQTSLFLDVGSIKNIVLKNSLDNIFKQFYHYHNIDNNLHASTGIEIVWDSVFGPIDFSYSYPLIYNIGDLLKSFQCHMHYRQ, via the coding sequence ATGAAAATATTTATAATGAGAATGTTATTAGCATTTGTATTGTGTTTTTATAGTGCGGTTGGTATTGCTGAAAATAAAAATAGTATTAAAATAATACAATTTGTAGGTTTACATAATATTTCAAAATCTGAAGTATTACATAACATGCAGATAAATCAAGACCATACAATGACTGCAAACGAGATTCAAGATAATACTGCTAAGTTACTTGCTATGGGGGTTTTTAGTGATGTTATAGTTTCTGAATTAAATGATAGTATTGTATTTAAGTGTGAAGAAAATCCAATAATTTCTAAGATTACTTGTATTGGTAATATGCAAATTAATCAAAATATTATTTTTGATCAGTGTAAAAAAAATAATATAAAAATTAACCATATATTTAATAAAAATTCGTTAAATATATTGCAGAATAGTTTACAGAAATTATATGAGAAATCTGGTATTGATGGTACTAAAATTAATATTTCGTATCAATTAGTAAGTAGCAACACAATGATTTTACAAATTCAGATTTTAGAAGGTGTGTCAAAATTATTAGATACTATTAATATCATAGGCAATAATCATTTTTCTAGTTATAAAATTATATCCTTATTTACATCTTATCCAAGCTTTTTTCAAAGACATATACTTCATAATAAAAAATTTGATAATGCGATTTTTTCTAGAGATTTAGAGGCGTTAAAACATTTTTATTATGAAAATGGCTATATTGATTTTAATATTACAGATGTGAAATTTTTACCTTCGAAAAATAAGAAAAATATTGTAATTAATATTACAATTGATGAAGGAGAACAATATGTTTTATCGTCTTGTAGAACTCGTGGAAATATAGAACATTATGATTCTATCTTTAAAGATGAATTAGTTAGTATAAAGCTGGATTCAAAATATAATTTGTACGATATTATTGATATTAAAAATCGCATTCAAAATACATTTTTTAATCTTGGTTTTTTAAAATGTCAAATTGTAATACATACTGTTGTAGATAAACAAAATAAATGTGTTAATCTATATTTTGATACTGACTTAGGTTCAAGGTTTATTATTAATAAAATTGATATTCAAGGTAATACATTTACAAAAACTGAATTTTTACATCATATTGTCAATAAAATATCATTAGGTCAGTATGCTAATTTACAGTTAATTAATCAAGGTAAATATGATCTTGAAAATACCGGTTATGTTCAAAACGTTACTATAAATTATAAAATCTTGCCTAATTCTATCGATAAAGTTGATATCATATACATAGTACAAGAAAAGAAAACGAATAGTTATCATGTAAATACAGGTTATAATATTACTGATGGTATGCATTTAAAGTTACAGTTTAGACATAATAATTGGTTTGGGTGTGGTATTGATACTATTTCGAATCTTTTTCATAGTCATCATAAGAATAATATTGATTTCATACTTCAACATCCAAATATAGTGCATGATGTTATTTTGAGTCATCGTATTTTTTATAATACGATTAATATTCCTGATAAAAAATATTTTGATTTATTAAAAAAGAATTATGGATTTGAAGAAAATATTACGTTTTTGAAATTAAAAAACCATATTATTACAGTGAACGTCAATTATAATCAAGATGATTTTGCGCATGTACAGAATGCTATATCCAAAAAACAGGTTTATGTTTATAAACTACATCATAGTGTTCACAAAACACATTATTCATCAAATTCACATATGATTATTTCATATTCTTGGTTATATAATACTATACCGAATGTACATTTCTCACATTGTGGTAAGAAAGTTTTATTTTCAGGAAAATTTGTATTTGAGAATAATAATAGAAATTTTCATCAAGAGTTGTTTACTTATGAGGAATATTTTAAGGTATTTCATAGTGTAAAATATGTATTACATACTTATTTGAGTAGTGGAATTGAGTTTCCAATGAATACCACATGTGCACCATATTATGAAGGTTTTCATATGCAAGGTGTAAATAATATACGTGGATTTGTTGATAATAGTATTGGATATAAAGCTATTCTTATATGTAAAAATCACGATGTCAATTATCATGGTGATAATACCATAAAACATGATAACAGTATTCTTTTTGGAGGAAATAGTTTTATTATAGGAAAATTAGATTTAATTGTACCAAATTTTTTTATTTTTATTGACAAGTATGATAAGTTTTTCCAAACTTCTTTATTTCTTGATGTTGGTAGTATTAAGAATATTGTTTTGAAAAATTCTTTAGATAATATTTTTAAGCAATTTTATCATTATCATAATATTGATAATAATTTGCATGCTTCAACAGGTATAGAAATAGTTTGGGATTCTGTTTTTGGTCCTATAGATTTTTCGTATTCATATCCACTGATTTATAATATTGGTGATTTATTGAAATCTTTTCAATGTCATATGCATTATCGACAATAA
- the pyrH gene encoding UMP kinase — protein MKFIYRRIVLKISGEVIKSFNNNQFSTCIIRDIIQDIQYLVKHGIQISIVIGGGNLFRGATLSKFGINRVTADYIGMLSTVINGLFLKELFNKVNISSCLMSSLCINSICQPYNLDQALEHLSNSVVMIFCGGIGQPCFTTDSVACLKAIETRSEIIIKGTKVNGIYSKDPEYNQDSILYHQLNYNDVLRYEFKVMDLTAFILARDYKIPIYIFNIGHNRALRRILRGCNEGTIINDSMKDIS, from the coding sequence ATGAAATTTATATATAGACGTATTGTACTTAAGATTAGTGGTGAGGTTATTAAAAGTTTTAATAATAATCAATTTTCAACTTGCATTATACGTGATATTATTCAAGATATTCAGTATTTAGTGAAGCATGGTATTCAGATTAGTATTGTAATTGGGGGAGGTAATTTATTTAGGGGTGCTACTTTATCGAAATTTGGTATTAATAGAGTAACAGCAGATTATATTGGTATGTTATCAACAGTAATTAATGGACTATTTTTGAAAGAACTTTTTAATAAAGTCAACATATCTTCTTGTTTAATGTCATCTCTATGTATCAATAGTATTTGTCAACCGTACAATTTAGATCAAGCATTAGAGCATTTATCGAATTCGGTAGTAATGATTTTTTGTGGCGGAATTGGTCAACCTTGTTTTACAACAGATTCTGTTGCATGTTTAAAAGCTATTGAAACTCGATCTGAAATTATTATTAAAGGGACAAAAGTAAATGGTATATATTCAAAAGATCCAGAATATAATCAAGATAGTATTTTATATCACCAATTAAATTATAATGATGTTTTGAGATATGAGTTTAAAGTGATGGATTTGACAGCATTTATATTAGCTAGGGATTATAAGATTCCTATTTATATATTTAATATTGGACATAATCGAGCATTAAGACGGATTTTACGTGGATGTAATGAAGGTACTATTATTAATGATAGTATGAAAGATATATCATGA